The following DNA comes from Salvia splendens isolate huo1 chromosome 17, SspV2, whole genome shotgun sequence.
ACTATCCGCTCCATGTCAGATACATAAAGCTAGTGAGGAAGCATGGGCTAGATATTTCACAGCCTGGTTTATCCCCCGACAGTGGTATGACGTGGGAGATGACGAGAAGGCGAGAAGACACCGAAGTCCATAAGTAGGCATAACTATAAGTTTTGCCTCATAATCTGCGTCCTAATGAGTATCGAGTTTCTTCAATCCAAAATTCGCTACTTTTTTTCATACAGGGACGCCGAGGAAAGACCAGGCTGGTGCACGGACCCTCATCAGCCACCCTGTGCAGCGTATGTAGATGAGACGATAATTTTGTTTAAAGATCCGTTTTTTACCGTATGATCTCACATGGTTCAAATGTTCTACATATCCGAGATATTTTTGTATGCAGTTTTGTCGAGATCATGGCCCCTGTTTTCTCCCGGAATGCATGGCGCTGTGTGTGGCATATGATCCAGGTATTTCTCGCGTCGCCCACACATTCGTCCCTCCCAACTTTTTAGGATCTGAACTTACAATGCTGCAGAATGACTTGGTCCATGGATGGGGCCTTGATTTTGCTCTTAGAAAATGTGTAGAGGTCAGCTATCATCAGTTTCTGTAGCATGTAACAACACATTTGCTCCATTTATCTCTCCCCTAAATCTCTCTCTGTTTGTAAAACAGCCTGCTCATGAGAAAATAGGAGTCGTGGATGCTCAGTGGATAGTGCATCAGACTGTTCCTTCACTTGGGAATCAGGTAAATATGCTAAATCTCATCCAATGGTAGGGTTCGTCTTACTCTTCAACGACTCAAAAACACGAGTTTTCTGCAGGGTCAAGAGGAGGAAGGCAAGGCGCCATGGGAGGGGGTAAGAAACCGCCTATAACAAAATATATGTGTGTATTGAAACGGAAAAGGTGTAAAACTTGTTATTGTTTTCTCGACTTAGGTGAGGGAGAGGTGTAAAAACGAGTGGACTATGTTTCAAGATCGGTGGATTGAAGCTGAGAAAGTATATTTTGAGGCCATGGGTATCGATCCTCCTAACTCCACGATTCGTTATTAGGTCgttgtggtttttttattttttattttttattttttttcctcgcGGTCGTTGTGGTTCATTGTAGGCTGTAGCTTAGGTATATGTATTGACCTTCATCTTCTACTCTCTACTGTATTTCTCCCTTTTTTGGAGATGTAGGAGATATTGGTTCATGTACAAGAATTGAATCTCATCTGTAACCGAGTTCATACAAGTGAGCTAGCTCATCTGTGGCTTCATTTAgtatttattcaaaatttacttACTACTACTAAACAATAAAGTGGAGGAACAAAATTGACATCAACTTAAACCCCAACACATTATAATTGAAGCGGAAATTAACATTGAATTGCTCTTGTAATCATAAAATTGTTATGGACAAAACATTCTCATAATCCGCAATAAAATTATTAACAAGCAAAATGCTAGAaacaatttttttcatatttgttaacaatatttatttctatctatttctattttggcccatcatttaaaattataaactttctactttagaaaaaaaaatttactctAAGAAAGTTAGACACATTCTTCAcaaacaatacttcaatcactttcctactttcttattttactaattatgcattaaaactcatgttatttcaaaagtttttatttttaaaaaatgagtgaactacaaaaatggtccttGGACTATGGatttatctcgcccatagtccctggactttaaaaatatcgcctgGACTAAGGGGTTTATCTCAAATTTGGTCCTTCTGCCATTTTTCgatacgaaaatacccttttgagcatttagacaatttggtctttttacacttttaacattttaaatataatattattttcagTGATGTATTAAATCTagtattatttcaaaattatcattcttcttcctttttatcatccttcactttatttttttattttaataatagattaaatattataaaattaaattttaaatttcaatttttaaatatcaataaaccCATAATGCAGAGACTATTTTTGTAGTTTACTCTTAAAAAATAGAAGaatattatactataattaattattaggaagaatgtattaaattaaatatttgataatttttataaaatatacgAATTTACTTTTGCCATGAAATTAAGACGGTTGATCAAAATTGGCACGCaccacaaaaatataaaacttGGCTTTAGAAACAAATGTGGTACTAATTAACAATGGAATTATTGAGTAGAAAAACACTAC
Coding sequences within:
- the LOC121773309 gene encoding uncharacterized protein LOC121773309 isoform X2 — its product is MLHECCQLFEDSYELLFSTQLEIFQIWVPTNPRGAERLPPGILVAESDLYTRRLWGVPGEDLIVKPRYLMTFTVGYDQKDNINAAVKKLTENFQVLLFHYDGRPSEWDEFEWSKRAIHVSVRKQTKWWYAKRFLHPNIVAPYDYIFIWDEDLGVENFNPEEYIKLVRKHGLDISQPGLSPDSGMTWEMTRRREDTEVHKDAEERPGWCTDPHQPPCAAFVEIMAPVFSRNAWRCVWHMIQNDLVHGWGLDFALRKCVEPAHEKIGVVDAQWIVHQTVPSLGNQGQEEEGKAPWEGVRERCKNEWTMFQDRWIEAEKVYFEAMGIDPPNSTIRY